A genomic stretch from Astatotilapia calliptera chromosome 4, fAstCal1.2, whole genome shotgun sequence includes:
- the nfe2l1a gene encoding endoplasmic reticulum membrane sensor NFE2L1a — MLHLKKYFTEGLIQMAILLSLCGVRVDVELEPYLPSSLHDMILGPTSALTQTQFHNLRNHLEEGLHPKNVELDGFSTAQRLLGWVRSLDRLHVPHAELETWLVQREPEPLPIRSPDQASLLERTPAEIERELTALPAEPQAELEDEEEKEDTETSLQECFRLLEETFPSTEEQWLNDVVGGMGDLERQPSDRDSLLFPTDNPSMDFELHWQDLLNIMEPENTDMDMASSDHNLSSGPSGTFRGNVSGTMSNCCDNPVTEADQETHLQHGLLEPQSESEPVLLPLTPTAELDDHNSALNTRDTMNNINGHPLNSPPDQTDLLAEEPIEDFSMELMEEDNIISFLSQVDVGRMEPEHRPGIDVNFQSSNSTLPLDGNVMTQDLVGSPSSHLLGYEDNEDDLPVPLSDLLEDAAILDEIRLLDQALEEGFSPEMAARLEDESCFNHELAEQEIGSDDDHLGSKIAVIENHGRPSTHHHGNSTDCEGELDSDSGLSLDFSHSLASPCTSEASSCSSSSTSSSFYVSATGSSFSKDDDEDSEEDLAGSDVEAVMMIKQEELEEEDMGAVGGENHENKLVPVDYSDHSLFHGFSWLEHIGHDHTYNMPSSSACSIPLGKMPTKHAKSTRQHDSVKPYPQSFSRSISENKIWSQDECRARTLKIPFSNELIVNLPVEEFNSLLSNYQLSEEQLTLIKDIRRRGKNKIAAQNCRKRKQDVLLGLEDDVSSLRRHRSRLLREKRETLRNLQEIRRHMERLYKEVFSRLTREEGSPMDATEYMLHFKPNGRNSKKQSQRDKKK, encoded by the exons ATGCTGCACCTCAAGAAATACTTTACAGAAGGCCTTATCCAGATGGCCATCCTGCTGAGTCTCTGTGGCGTGAGGGTGGACGTGGAACTGGAGCCCTACCTGCCTTCCTCTTTGCATGACATGATCCTGGGTCCAACCTCAGCCCTCACCCAAACACAGTTCCACAACCTCCGCAATCACCTGGAGGAAGGCTTGCACCCCAAAAATGTTGAACTAGATGGGTTCTCCACAGCACAAAGGCTGCTGGGCTGGGTGCGCTCTTTGGACAGACTACac GTTCCACATGCAGAACTAGAGACATGGCTGGTCCAGCGGGAGCCAGAACCCCTCCCCATAAGATCTCCAGACCAGGCATCCTTGCTGGAAAGAACTCCTGCTGAAATAGAGAGAGAGTTGACTGCTCTGCCTGCGGAGCCACAAGCTGAActtgaggatgaagaggagaaagaggatACAGAG acttccCTCCAGGAGTGTTTCAGGTTATTGGAGGAGACCTTCCCCTCCACAGAGGAACAATGG CTAAATGATGTTGTTGGTGGAATGGGGGACCTGGAGAGGCAGCCCTCAGACAGAGACTCTCTACTGTTCCCCACTGATAATCCCTCCATGGATTTTGAGCTCCATTGGCAGGATTTGCTAAATATCATGGAACCTGAG AACACAGACATGGACATGGCATCATCAGACCACAATCTAAGTTCAGGACCATCTGGAACCTTTCGAGGAAATGTGTCTGGAACAATGTCTAACTGCTGTGACAATCCTGTTACAGAAGCTGATCAGGAGACTCATTTGCAACATG GTTTATTAGAGCCTCAATCTGAGTCTGAGCCAGTCCTGCTTCCATTAACCCCTACTGCAGAATTGGATGACCACAACTCAGCATTAAACACACGGGACACTATGAATAACATTAATGGACATCCCTTGAATAGTCCTCCAGACCAAACAGATCTGCTTGCAGAAGAACCTATAGAAGACTTCAGCATGGAACTAATGGAAGAAGATAACATTATCAGTTTTTTATCACAAGTTGATGTGGGTAGGATGGAACCAGAACATCGTCCTGGCATTGATGTTAACTTTCAATCTTCCAATTCCACCCTACCTTTAGATGGAAATGTTATGACCCAAGACCTTGTGGGGTCTCCTTCCAGTCACCTACTGGGGTATGAAGACAATGAAGATGATCTTCCTGTTCCACTTAGTGATCTTTTAGAGGATGCTGCCATTTTGGATGAAATTAGATTGTTGGACCAGGCTCTGGAGGAAGGATTCAGTCCTGAGATGGCAGCCAGATTGGAAGATGAAAGCTGCTTCAACCATGAACTAGCAGAACAGGAAATTGGCAGTGATGATGACCACTTAGGCTCTAAGATTGCAGTCATAGAAAATCATGGTCGACCATCAACACATCATCATGGCAATTCCACAG ATTGTGAGGGTGAGCTAGATTCAGACTCCGGTCTATCCTTGGACTTCAGCCACAGCCTTGCTTCTCCATGTACTTCTGAGGCCTCCTCTTGTTCCTCTTCGTCAACGTCCTCTTCATTTTATGTCTCAGCTACGGGAAGTTCCTTCTCcaaagatgatgatgaagattcTGAGGAAGACTTAGCTGGTTCAGATGTGGAAGCAGTAATGATGATAAAGCAGGAAGAGCTTGAAGAGGAAGACATGGGGGCAGTAGGAGGAGAGAATCATGAAAATAAGCTTGTTCCTGTCGACTATTCTGATCATAGTCTGTTTCATGGGTTTTCCTGGCTGGAGCATATTGGCCATGATCACACGTATAACATGCCCTCGTCCTCCGCCTGTTCTATCCCCCTCGGCAAGATGCCTACCAAACACGCTAAATCGACTCGACAACACGATAGTGTCAAACCTTACCCACAGTCCTTTTCTAGATCCATCTCAGAGAACAAAATTTGGAGTCAGGATGAGTGCCGTGCACGAACCCTGAAGATCCCTTTCTCCAATGAGCTAATTGTTAATCTGCCAGTGGAGGAGTTTAATAGCCTACTGTCCAATTACCAGCTCAGTGAGGAGCAACTTACCCTTATCAAGGACATACGACGTCGTGGTAAGAACAAGATAGCTGCCCAGAACTGCAGGAAGAGGAAACAAGATGTGCTGTTGGGCCTGGAGGACGATGTGTCCTCTTTAAGGCGGCACCGTTCACGTCTACTAAGAGAAAAACGGGAAACCCTAAGGAATCTGCAGGAAATTAGACGCCATATGGAAAGGCTATACAAGGAAGTATTTTCCAGGTTGACAAGGGAGGAAGGGAGTCCCATGGATGCTACAGAGTACATGCTTCATTTTAAACCTAATggaagaaacagtaaaaaacagAGTCAAAGGGACAAGAAGAAGTGA
- the praf2 gene encoding PRA1 family protein 2, with translation MAGVQPPPLRSLDDFLLCSTRFATPDVRNLDRWNNRIINNLLYYQSNYFLCVLGFLLIVGYFEPFQLFTGMTVVTLLFTGFVWAAENQAPIRRFRRNHPTVSMLAILVASYLFISVLGGVAVFLFGIAFPIFMVLIHASVRLRSLKNKLENKLESIGLKRTPMGILLEALGQEQEAGS, from the exons ATGGCAGGCGTGCAGCCGCCACCCCTCCGGAGTCTGGATGATTTCCTCCTGTGTTCGACCCGGTTCGCCACGCCAGATGTGCGTAACTTGGACCGCTGGAATAACCGCATCATTAACAACCTGCTTTACTACCAGAGCAATTATTTCCTGTGCGTGCTTGGCTTCCTGCTCATAGTGGG GTATTTCGAGCCCTTCCAGCTTTTCACTGGCATGACGGTGGTCACCTTGTTGTTCACTGGCTTTGTCTGGGCTGCAGAGAACCAAGCTCCTATTCGCCGTTTCCGTAGAAACCACCCAACAGTCTCTATGTTGGCCATTCTTGTGGCTAGCTACCTCTTCATATCAGTGCTGGGAGGAGTGGCCGTATTTCTGTTTGGGATAGCCTTCCCTATATTCA TGGTTCTCATCCATGCATCAGTGAGGCTCCGCAGTCTAAAGAAcaagctggaaaacaaactcGAAAGCATTGGTTTGAAGAGGACTCCAATGGGAATTCTTTTAGAGGCCTTGGGACAGGAGCAGGAGGCAGGATCCTAA
- the copz2 gene encoding coatomer subunit zeta-2, whose amino-acid sequence MDSTSPEPSLYTVKAVFILDNDGNRLLSKYYDPELYPSMKEQKTFERNVFNKTHKADNEIAFLEGMTIVYKSSIDLFFYVVGSAQENELMLMSVLNCLFDSTSHILRKNVEQRCLLENMEGVFLVVDEIIDGGVILESDPQQVLQKVNYRADENPLTEQSVAQVLQSAKEQIKWSILK is encoded by the exons atggatTCCACGTCTCCG GAACCGTCCCTCTACACAGTTAAAGCAGTTTTTATTCTCGACAATGATGGAAACAGACTTTTGTCAAAG tACTATGACCCAGAGCTTTACCCCTCCATGAAGGAGCAGAAAACCTTTGAAAGGAATGTTTTTAACAAGACACACAAAGCAGACA ATGAAATAGCTTTTCTGGAAGGCATGACCATCGTGTACAAGAGCAGTATAGATCTTTTCTTCTACGTTGTGGGAAGTGCTCAGGAAAATGAG CTCATGCTGATGTCAGTACTTAACTGCCTGTTTGACTCCACCAGTCACATCCTCAG GAAAAATGTGGAGCAGAGGTGTTTATTGGAAAACATGGAAGGAGTGTTTCTTGTTGTGGATGAAATCATTGATggggg GGTGATTCTGGAGAGTGATCCACAGCAGGTCCTACAGAAAGTCAACTACAGG GCGGATGAGAACCCATTAACTGAACAAAGCGTGGCTCAG GTTTTGCAGTCAGCCAAGGAGCAGATCAAATGGTCTATactgaaatga